One Vibrio neonatus genomic window carries:
- the degS gene encoding outer membrane-stress sensor serine endopeptidase DegS: MLRFLLRSVLLGLFAAALVIAVVPNLRSIVIPASAQQKSDDSPSPMSFNTAVRRAAPAVVNIYSRQYSEEDRSKLKTQGLGSGVIVSDKGYIITNYHVVASADQVIVALQDGRVASAQLIGQDRRTDIAVLQISMPDLPVIPLNPNYSAKVGDVVLAIGNPYNLGQTTTFGIISATGRSSISNDGRQAFIQTDAAINEGNSGGALVNSKGELVGINTASFQQATDLETYGISFAIPQKLVWKIMNKIIADGRVIRGYIGVDGQDISSMTNRLLAGNYNGGIIVLGVEPGGPADVGGIKPQDIIVKIGDMVADNRQNVMDAITDARPGSSVNIMIVRDGKQKQLTIKIGEDNRHLSHNQGSR, translated from the coding sequence ATGCTGAGATTCTTATTGCGCTCTGTTTTACTTGGGTTGTTCGCCGCAGCTTTAGTTATTGCTGTGGTTCCTAACCTGCGTAGTATTGTCATTCCCGCTTCCGCCCAGCAAAAAAGTGATGACTCCCCTAGCCCGATGTCTTTCAATACCGCAGTAAGACGCGCGGCACCTGCTGTTGTCAATATCTACAGTCGTCAATACTCAGAAGAAGATCGCAGCAAGCTAAAAACACAAGGTTTAGGTTCTGGAGTGATCGTCAGCGATAAAGGCTACATCATTACCAATTACCATGTAGTCGCAAGCGCCGATCAAGTCATTGTGGCACTACAAGATGGCCGCGTAGCCAGTGCGCAATTAATTGGGCAAGATCGCCGCACTGATATTGCGGTACTGCAAATATCGATGCCTGATCTACCGGTTATTCCACTCAACCCTAACTATTCAGCAAAAGTGGGTGATGTCGTATTAGCCATTGGCAACCCATATAACCTAGGGCAAACCACCACTTTTGGGATTATCTCGGCAACCGGGCGTTCTTCCATCAGTAATGATGGACGTCAGGCCTTTATTCAAACTGACGCCGCTATCAATGAAGGTAACTCAGGGGGAGCTTTAGTTAACTCTAAAGGAGAGCTTGTTGGTATTAATACCGCCTCTTTTCAACAAGCAACAGATTTAGAAACCTACGGTATTTCGTTTGCCATTCCACAGAAACTTGTGTGGAAGATCATGAACAAGATCATTGCCGATGGGCGAGTCATTCGCGGCTATATCGGTGTCGATGGGCAAGACATTAGCTCGATGACCAATCGTCTGTTGGCTGGTAACTATAATGGCGGCATCATTGTGTTGGGTGTTGAGCCTGGCGGCCCAGCTGATGTTGGCGGGATCAAACCACAGGATATCATAGTTAAAATTGGCGATATGGTGGCTGATAATCGTCAAAACGTGATGGATGCCATCACCGATGCTCGTCCGGGTTCTAGTGTGAACATTATGATCGTAAGAGACGGCAAACAGAAACAACTGACGATTAAGATTGGGGAAGATAATCGACACTTAAGCCACAATCAGGGCTCTCGCTAA
- a CDS encoding DegQ family serine endoprotease: protein MKRPLLALSVVALSLSSIITPLHASAALPLKVDNHELPSLAPMLEQVSPAVVSIAVEGTQVSKQQIPDSFRFFFGDQLPAEQAQERPFRGLGSGVIIDADKGRIVTNYHVINGADTIKVQLTDGREYDAELIGGDKMSDIALLKLTKKVKGLSQVTFADSDTLRVGDFTVAIGNPFGLGQTVTSGIVSALGRSGLNLDNLENFIQTDAAINSGNSGGALVNLNGELIGINTAILGPNGGNIGIGFAIPSNMIRNLTDQIIEFGEVKRGMLGVQGGEITTELAEALGYESNHGAFVNQVMPDSAADKAGLQAGDVIVSVNGKRIDTFSELRAKVATLGAGKKVTLGVIRDGDTKKFDVTLGESPTQQTKAEQLHAGLKGAALTNTTKADAYQGVKVTSVAENSPAASYQIEQGDIIIGVNRKPVANLGEFRAIAEKQEGILALHIQRGNRKVVVVVR from the coding sequence ATGAAAAGACCTTTGCTTGCTTTATCTGTTGTAGCCTTAAGCTTAAGCTCAATCATCACACCACTGCACGCCAGTGCAGCTCTACCTTTAAAGGTAGATAATCATGAATTACCTAGTCTTGCACCTATGCTTGAGCAGGTCTCTCCTGCTGTTGTAAGTATTGCAGTAGAAGGCACTCAAGTCTCTAAACAGCAGATCCCTGATAGTTTTCGCTTCTTTTTTGGCGACCAACTTCCCGCCGAACAAGCTCAAGAGCGCCCATTTAGAGGGCTTGGCTCAGGGGTAATCATCGACGCTGATAAAGGACGTATTGTCACTAACTATCACGTCATCAATGGCGCCGACACCATTAAAGTGCAGCTTACCGACGGCCGTGAATATGACGCTGAGCTTATCGGCGGCGACAAAATGTCAGACATTGCGCTGTTAAAGCTCACCAAAAAAGTGAAGGGCTTGTCACAAGTCACCTTTGCAGACTCTGACACCCTGCGAGTTGGTGACTTTACCGTTGCCATAGGGAATCCATTTGGTTTAGGTCAAACCGTCACATCGGGCATTGTATCCGCTCTAGGACGCAGTGGACTAAACCTAGATAACCTTGAAAACTTCATCCAAACAGATGCCGCTATTAACAGCGGTAACTCAGGTGGCGCACTAGTGAACCTAAACGGTGAGCTCATTGGTATTAACACTGCCATTTTAGGTCCAAATGGGGGCAATATCGGTATTGGTTTTGCCATTCCATCCAATATGATTCGCAACCTTACCGATCAAATCATTGAATTTGGTGAGGTGAAACGAGGTATGCTTGGCGTGCAAGGTGGAGAAATCACTACCGAGCTTGCAGAAGCTCTTGGTTACGAGTCAAATCACGGCGCATTCGTCAATCAAGTGATGCCGGACAGTGCAGCGGATAAAGCCGGCCTACAAGCAGGCGATGTGATTGTCAGTGTCAACGGTAAACGCATTGATACTTTTAGTGAGTTGCGCGCAAAAGTAGCCACCTTAGGCGCAGGTAAAAAAGTGACTCTTGGGGTTATTCGCGATGGCGACACTAAGAAATTTGATGTTACTTTAGGTGAGTCTCCGACGCAGCAGACCAAAGCTGAACAGCTCCATGCTGGACTAAAAGGCGCAGCTTTAACCAATACCACTAAAGCCGATGCCTACCAAGGCGTTAAAGTGACTTCGGTTGCCGAAAACTCGCCCGCCGCCTCTTATCAAATAGAGCAAGGCGATATCATTATTGGAGTCAACCGCAAGCCTGTGGCTAACCTTGGCGAGTTCCGAGCCATTGCTGAAAAACAGGAAGGTATCCTTGCGCTGCATATCCAACGTGGCAACAGAAAAGTAGTGGTGGTAGTTCGTTAG
- the zapG gene encoding Z-ring associated protein ZapG produces the protein MPWIYAIISLFVGIIIGVIISRITTPQYKKQKELQKALETSKFALEQQRQDINDHFSESAQLLENIGKEYRKLYEHMANTSNDLLPNLPTQDNPFAKHIEAKDKKEDDSTSTNVPPKDYANGATGMLKDEKKEILDAPEAIRAS, from the coding sequence ATGCCTTGGATTTATGCGATCATCAGTCTATTCGTTGGGATCATCATTGGAGTGATTATCTCTCGTATCACTACGCCTCAATACAAAAAACAAAAAGAGCTACAAAAAGCACTTGAGACTTCAAAGTTTGCACTAGAGCAACAACGACAAGACATCAACGATCATTTCTCTGAGTCCGCTCAGCTACTTGAGAATATTGGTAAAGAGTATCGTAAGTTGTACGAACACATGGCAAATACATCAAATGATTTGCTACCTAACCTGCCAACTCAAGACAACCCTTTTGCAAAACACATTGAAGCAAAAGATAAAAAAGAAGATGACAGCACATCGACTAATGTACCGCCAAAAGACTATGCCAACGGTGCAACGGGTATGTTAAAAGATGAAAAGAAAGAAATTCTAGATGCTCCTGAAGCAATTAGAGCCTCTTAA
- the zapE gene encoding cell division protein ZapE — MTPLEKYQHDIKHHGFQFDPKQHRAVQEFNDLYVRLTEFTQTANNPPVKGWRSWFNKAEPVISPKGLYIWGGVGRGKTYLMDSFYDLYPSQRKMRMHFHRFMHRVHDELKLLEQQADPLELVADKFKSEADVICFDEFFVSDITDAMLLGTLFQALFARNIILVATSNIPPHLLYRNGLQRARFLPAIELIERHCQVFELDSDNDFRMRTLQQAELYHYPCDAAAKQNLNRYFESLSTATAEGAETVQCIEVNHRQLDVINAHNGVLMASFTQLCQTARSQNDYIELSHEYHTVLLSDVPQMSGANDDAARRFIALVDEFYERKVCLIITAAVALTELYAGGRLEFEFQRCQSRLTEMQSNDYLSQEHLA, encoded by the coding sequence ATGACGCCTTTAGAAAAATATCAGCATGATATCAAGCATCATGGATTTCAGTTTGACCCCAAGCAGCATAGGGCTGTACAAGAATTTAATGACTTATACGTGCGCCTGACTGAATTTACCCAAACAGCAAATAATCCCCCAGTAAAAGGCTGGCGCAGTTGGTTTAATAAGGCCGAGCCTGTGATTTCACCGAAAGGTCTCTATATATGGGGTGGGGTGGGGCGAGGTAAAACCTACCTTATGGACAGTTTTTACGACTTATATCCCAGTCAGCGCAAGATGCGCATGCACTTTCATCGCTTCATGCATCGGGTACACGATGAACTTAAACTGTTAGAGCAACAAGCAGACCCATTGGAGTTAGTGGCTGATAAATTTAAGAGCGAAGCGGATGTCATTTGCTTTGATGAGTTTTTTGTGTCGGATATTACCGATGCCATGTTGCTTGGCACTTTGTTTCAGGCGCTGTTTGCACGCAATATCATTTTAGTAGCCACTTCGAATATTCCGCCGCATCTGTTGTATCGCAATGGCTTGCAACGAGCTCGTTTTTTACCTGCCATTGAGTTGATAGAAAGGCATTGCCAAGTGTTTGAGCTTGATAGTGACAATGACTTTAGGATGCGAACCCTGCAACAAGCAGAGCTTTATCACTATCCTTGTGACGCTGCGGCTAAGCAAAATCTAAACCGTTACTTTGAATCATTAAGCACGGCCACAGCCGAAGGCGCAGAAACGGTGCAATGCATTGAAGTGAATCATAGACAGTTAGATGTAATAAATGCTCATAATGGTGTGCTGATGGCAAGCTTTACTCAGTTGTGTCAAACCGCTCGAAGCCAAAATGACTATATTGAGCTGTCCCATGAGTATCACACTGTGCTGTTATCTGATGTGCCACAGATGAGTGGTGCCAATGATGATGCGGCCAGACGGTTTATCGCCTTGGTGGATGAGTTTTATGAGAGAAAAGTCTGCCTTATTATTACCGCAGCAGTGGCTTTAACTGAGCTGTACGCAGGAGGACGATTAGAATTTGAATTTCAGCGTTGTCAATCTCGCCTGACAGAAATGCAAAGTAATGATTACCTATCACAAGAGCATTTAGCTTAA
- the rplM gene encoding 50S ribosomal protein L13: protein MKTFVAKPETVKRDWYVVDAEGKTLGRLASEIASRLRGKHKAEYTPHCDTGDYIIVVNAEKVAVTGNKAKGKVYYRHSEFPGGLKSITFEKLIDKKPEMVIELAVKGMLPRGPLGRAMYRKLKVYAGAEHNHAAQQPQVLDI from the coding sequence ATGAAAACATTCGTTGCTAAACCAGAAACAGTAAAACGTGACTGGTATGTTGTAGACGCTGAAGGTAAAACTCTAGGTCGTCTTGCAAGTGAAATCGCTTCTCGCCTACGCGGTAAGCACAAAGCTGAATACACTCCTCATTGTGACACTGGTGATTACATCATCGTTGTTAACGCTGAGAAAGTTGCCGTAACTGGTAACAAGGCTAAAGGTAAAGTGTATTACCGTCACTCTGAATTCCCAGGTGGTCTAAAATCTATCACTTTTGAAAAGTTGATCGATAAGAAACCAGAAATGGTTATCGAACTAGCTGTTAAAGGTATGTTACCACGTGGTCCTCTAGGCCGCGCAATGTACCGTAAGCTAAAAGTATACGCTGGCGCTGAGCACAACCATGCTGCTCAACAACCACAAGTACTAGACATCTAA
- the rpsI gene encoding 30S ribosomal protein S9, with product MAENQYYGTGRRKSSAARVFIKPGAGNIVINKRSLDVYFGRETSRMVVRQPLELVEMLDKLDLYITVSGGGISGQAGAIRHGITRALMEYDETLRPALRAAGYVTRDARQVERKKVGLRKARRKPQFSKR from the coding sequence ATGGCAGAGAATCAATACTACGGCACTGGTCGCCGCAAAAGCTCAGCTGCTCGTGTTTTCATCAAACCGGGTGCTGGTAACATCGTAATCAACAAGCGTAGCCTTGATGTTTACTTTGGTCGTGAAACTTCTCGTATGGTTGTTCGTCAACCACTTGAGCTAGTTGAAATGTTAGACAAGCTAGACCTTTACATCACTGTTTCTGGTGGTGGTATTTCTGGTCAAGCTGGCGCTATCCGTCACGGCATTACTCGTGCTCTTATGGAATACGATGAAACTCTACGTCCTGCTCTACGCGCTGCTGGATACGTTACACGTGACGCACGTCAAGTTGAACGTAAGAAAGTTGGTCTACGTAAAGCACGTCGTAAACCACAGTTCTCGAAGCGTTAA
- the petA gene encoding ubiquinol-cytochrome c reductase iron-sulfur subunit — MSNAPLNNGRRKFLTATTAVVGGLGAAAVAVPFIKSWNPSARAKSAGAPVEFDISKLEEGQMARVIWRGQPVWVVKRGQATLDELDQLTEQLRDPDSVEEQQPSYAQNIYRSLKPEIFIAVGLCTHLGCSPTYLPNTFSEQVSGVKSGFFCPCHGSKFDMAGRVFQGVPAPYNLAVPPHMYMDDNLIIIGEDEGEA, encoded by the coding sequence ATGAGCAATGCGCCACTAAATAATGGACGTCGCAAGTTTCTAACCGCCACCACGGCCGTGGTAGGTGGATTAGGAGCCGCAGCTGTCGCTGTACCCTTTATCAAATCCTGGAATCCAAGTGCTAGAGCTAAATCAGCTGGCGCTCCGGTTGAATTCGATATCAGTAAATTAGAAGAAGGGCAAATGGCCCGAGTCATCTGGCGTGGACAACCGGTTTGGGTTGTAAAGCGTGGACAGGCTACATTAGACGAACTTGATCAACTTACCGAACAGCTTCGTGACCCTGATTCAGTTGAGGAACAACAACCTTCTTACGCACAAAATATTTACCGTTCTTTGAAGCCTGAAATCTTTATTGCTGTAGGTTTGTGTACGCACTTAGGGTGCTCACCGACTTATCTTCCAAATACCTTTAGCGAGCAAGTCAGCGGTGTTAAATCAGGTTTCTTCTGCCCATGTCACGGTTCAAAATTTGATATGGCAGGACGTGTTTTCCAAGGTGTACCTGCGCCTTACAACCTAGCAGTGCCGCCACATATGTATATGGATGACAACCTAATAATAATCGGCGAAGACGAAGGAGAGGCATAA
- a CDS encoding cytochrome b: MEALLSWVEKRIPAMNTYRKHMSEYPQPKNSNFWYIFGALAMLVLVNQIVTGIWLTMNYVPSAEGAFASVEYIMRDVEYGWLLRYMHSTGASFFFIVVYLHMYRGLIYGSYQKPRELVWLFGMLLFVVLMAEAFMGYMLPWGQMSYWGAQVIIGLFGAIPVIGDDLTLWIRGDYVISGATLNRFFALHVIALPIVLLLLVALHILALHEVGSNNPDGIDTKLPKGTMGDDYESEFKFHEDYTKKYDIIDSMPFHPYGTVKDLFYVGVFLLFFSYVLFYAPAMGGFFLEPPNFEVANPLKTPEHIAPVWYFSPNYAILRAIPDKLIGFVFFGGSIVVLFLLPWIDRCNVRSFRYRSRVHLINLIQFTISFIGLGVLGTLPATELYTNLSRLFSLGYFMFFVVLFIYSKNEKTKTLPTRITK; this comes from the coding sequence ATGGAGGCTTTATTAAGCTGGGTTGAAAAACGCATTCCAGCTATGAATACCTATCGTAAACACATGTCAGAGTACCCTCAGCCAAAGAACTCAAACTTTTGGTACATCTTTGGTGCTTTGGCGATGTTGGTGCTGGTTAACCAGATTGTGACTGGCATTTGGCTTACCATGAACTACGTGCCGTCAGCAGAAGGCGCGTTTGCTTCTGTTGAATACATCATGCGTGATGTTGAATATGGTTGGTTGCTTCGTTATATGCACTCAACTGGCGCATCTTTCTTCTTTATCGTTGTGTATTTGCACATGTACCGTGGCCTAATTTATGGCTCATACCAAAAGCCGCGTGAGCTAGTTTGGCTATTTGGCATGTTGTTGTTTGTGGTGCTGATGGCTGAAGCCTTCATGGGTTACATGCTGCCTTGGGGACAAATGTCATACTGGGGTGCTCAGGTAATCATTGGCTTATTTGGCGCGATTCCTGTGATTGGTGATGATCTAACGCTGTGGATTCGAGGTGATTATGTTATCTCTGGCGCAACGTTAAACCGCTTCTTTGCTCTGCACGTTATTGCGCTACCTATCGTGTTGCTACTGCTAGTAGCACTGCATATTTTGGCGTTGCACGAAGTGGGCTCAAACAACCCTGATGGTATTGATACCAAGTTGCCAAAAGGCACTATGGGTGATGATTACGAGTCAGAATTTAAATTCCACGAAGACTACACCAAGAAATACGACATCATAGATTCAATGCCATTCCACCCGTACGGAACGGTGAAAGATCTATTCTATGTGGGCGTGTTCTTGCTGTTCTTTAGCTATGTCTTGTTCTACGCACCAGCGATGGGAGGTTTCTTCCTTGAGCCGCCTAACTTTGAAGTTGCGAACCCACTTAAAACGCCGGAACATATTGCTCCAGTTTGGTATTTCTCTCCAAACTACGCCATTTTGCGTGCAATTCCTGACAAGTTAATCGGTTTTGTCTTCTTTGGTGGTTCAATTGTAGTGCTGTTCTTGTTGCCTTGGATTGACCGTTGTAATGTGCGTTCATTCCGCTACAGAAGCCGCGTGCATTTGATCAACTTGATCCAGTTTACGATCTCATTTATCGGTCTTGGTGTGCTGGGTACGCTACCAGCGACAGAGTTGTATACGAATCTATCTCGTTTGTTCAGTCTGGGTTACTTCATGTTCTTCGTGGTGTTGTTTATCTACAGCAAGAATGAAAAGACTAAGACGCTACCGACAAGGATCACCAAATAA
- a CDS encoding cytochrome c1 — MKKLFILLFALVPALGFAAGGNFALDKANNDIRDKESLQRGAQTYMNYCFACHSTQYQRYERVATDLDIPIDLMRENLMFDSEAVVGDLMVNNMPAEDAAKWFGVAPPDLTLTARVRGVDWLYTYLRSFYEDPSRPFGVNNVIFPSVGMPHVLQELQGVPQPVFETHMIDGQEQQVVVGVKADATGELSQSEYDDTVRDLVNFLEYAGDPVQVERENLGIWVLLFLTIFTAVGYLLYKEYWRDIH, encoded by the coding sequence ATGAAAAAGTTATTCATATTATTATTTGCGCTAGTGCCGGCTCTTGGATTCGCAGCAGGCGGAAACTTTGCTCTCGATAAAGCAAACAATGATATTCGAGACAAAGAGTCTTTGCAGCGCGGTGCTCAGACGTATATGAACTACTGTTTTGCCTGTCACTCAACGCAGTATCAACGTTATGAGCGTGTCGCGACCGATCTGGATATTCCAATTGATCTGATGCGTGAAAACCTGATGTTCGATTCTGAAGCGGTTGTCGGGGACTTAATGGTCAACAACATGCCCGCCGAAGATGCTGCAAAATGGTTTGGCGTAGCGCCACCAGATTTGACGCTAACGGCGCGCGTTCGCGGCGTGGATTGGTTGTACACCTACTTACGTTCATTTTATGAAGATCCAAGTCGTCCATTTGGCGTAAACAATGTGATTTTCCCGAGCGTGGGTATGCCTCATGTTCTACAAGAGTTGCAAGGCGTGCCGCAACCTGTTTTTGAAACGCATATGATTGATGGTCAAGAGCAGCAAGTGGTTGTGGGTGTGAAAGCGGACGCAACGGGAGAACTAAGCCAGAGCGAATACGATGATACGGTTCGTGACTTAGTGAACTTCCTTGAGTATGCGGGTGACCCTGTACAAGTTGAACGTGAAAACTTAGGTATCTGGGTATTACTGTTCTTAACAATTTTCACCGCTGTTGGCTACCTACTATATAAAGAATATTGGCGTGATATTCACTAA
- the sspA gene encoding stringent starvation protein SspA: MAVAANKRSVMTLFSSATDMASHQVRIVLAEKGVAVEVELVDEANLPAELVELNPYKSVPTLVDRELTLYDSKIIMEYLDERFPHPPLMPVYPVDRGKNRLMMYRIQRNWYSVAEKIISTTGEEQEKARQKLRNDLLMLGPLFAESEYFMSEDFSLIDCYLAPLLWRLPTFGIELTGPGSKELKIYMNRVFERDSFLASLTEAEREMRLVR; the protein is encoded by the coding sequence ATGGCTGTAGCTGCCAATAAACGTTCTGTGATGACTCTATTCTCAAGTGCTACTGATATGGCTAGCCATCAGGTACGTATCGTTTTGGCTGAGAAAGGCGTAGCTGTTGAAGTTGAGCTAGTCGACGAAGCGAATTTACCTGCTGAACTTGTAGAATTGAACCCATATAAATCTGTTCCGACTCTAGTGGATCGTGAACTGACTCTTTATGATTCAAAGATTATTATGGAATATCTAGATGAGCGTTTTCCTCATCCACCTTTGATGCCAGTTTACCCAGTTGATCGCGGTAAAAATCGTCTGATGATGTACCGTATTCAGCGTAACTGGTACAGCGTAGCAGAGAAAATTATCTCTACTACAGGTGAAGAACAAGAAAAAGCTCGTCAAAAACTGCGCAACGATCTGCTAATGCTGGGTCCTCTATTTGCTGAAAGCGAGTACTTCATGAGTGAAGACTTTAGCTTGATCGATTGTTACCTTGCTCCACTATTGTGGCGTCTACCGACATTTGGTATCGAGCTAACAGGTCCTGGTTCAAAAGAGCTTAAGATCTACATGAACCGCGTATTTGAACGTGATTCATTCCTAGCTTCTCTTACTGAAGCTGAACGTGAGATGCGTCTAGTTCGTTAA
- the sspB gene encoding ClpXP protease specificity-enhancing factor, with the protein MDISTMTPRRPYLLRAFYDWLAENDLTPHLVVDANMPGVRVPEEYIQDGQIILNVAPRAVGNLEIGNEALTFHARFGGRPHSVIVPIYAVQAIYARENGAGTMFEPEEAYENSNIEAEETHLAPADSFSVVEDSAEVVADDETSPEPDDEPPRPKGRPSLRVVK; encoded by the coding sequence ATGGATATTTCAACAATGACTCCACGCCGACCTTATTTGCTTCGTGCATTTTATGATTGGTTGGCAGAAAACGATCTCACTCCACATTTGGTGGTTGACGCCAATATGCCGGGTGTTCGTGTTCCTGAAGAGTACATTCAAGATGGTCAAATTATCTTAAATGTAGCTCCTCGTGCGGTAGGTAACTTAGAGATTGGTAATGAAGCATTAACGTTTCATGCCCGTTTCGGTGGCCGTCCGCATTCAGTTATCGTTCCGATTTATGCAGTACAAGCTATTTATGCTCGTGAGAATGGCGCAGGGACTATGTTTGAACCTGAAGAAGCTTACGAAAATAGCAATATTGAGGCTGAAGAGACTCATCTAGCACCTGCTGATTCGTTTTCTGTAGTAGAAGACTCAGCAGAAGTAGTCGCTGATGATGAGACATCACCAGAGCCTGATGACGAACCGCCTAGACCAAAAGGGCGTCCAAGCTTGCGTGTGGTTAAATAG
- a CDS encoding BON domain-containing protein: MLYTRKLFLYIITLMACLMTAGCSNMLVSDASVVTDNRSAREVWDDNNIEFEAAALGNKAPFAGKVRVAANSFRGKVVLIGQAPTEELHQQIGKRVADIPGVKKVYNQLRVQPTINLSQMSQDSWITTKVKSALLSEGKLRGISIKVVTENREVFLFGYVDPQSADIATETARNVSGVKLVIRGFEIADVATTTNDVKNAPTSVAAPTTEASSQDTAVQVNETQGNEAQASTQDNVIAEDDAVMGGDVIIDRTDDIVEEPVAE, from the coding sequence ATGTTGTACACTCGGAAACTCTTTTTATACATCATCACTTTGATGGCATGTTTGATGACGGCTGGCTGCTCAAACATGCTGGTCAGCGACGCCTCTGTTGTCACTGACAATCGTTCCGCTCGTGAAGTGTGGGATGATAACAACATTGAATTTGAAGCGGCCGCTCTGGGCAACAAGGCCCCATTTGCGGGCAAGGTTCGTGTGGCGGCAAACTCTTTTAGAGGCAAAGTCGTTTTGATAGGACAAGCCCCTACCGAAGAACTGCATCAACAAATTGGCAAGCGCGTTGCTGATATACCTGGCGTTAAGAAGGTGTATAACCAACTGCGAGTTCAACCGACGATCAATTTATCGCAGATGAGCCAAGATAGCTGGATCACGACTAAGGTAAAATCGGCACTACTCAGTGAAGGTAAGCTGAGAGGCATCTCGATTAAGGTTGTGACAGAAAACCGTGAAGTGTTTTTATTTGGCTATGTTGACCCGCAAAGTGCTGATATCGCCACCGAAACTGCGCGCAATGTGAGCGGTGTAAAATTGGTTATTCGCGGCTTCGAAATCGCCGATGTGGCGACCACGACTAATGATGTGAAAAATGCACCAACTAGTGTCGCTGCGCCAACGACTGAAGCTAGTTCTCAAGATACTGCGGTTCAAGTGAATGAAACTCAAGGGAATGAGGCTCAAGCAAGCACCCAAGATAACGTCATAGCAGAAGATGATGCAGTAATGGGCGGTGATGTGATCATTGATCGTACGGATGACATCGTTGAAGAACCTGTAGCAGAGTAA
- a CDS encoding phosphoheptose isomerase, with amino-acid sequence MHESIKASFTESIQIQIAAAEELPDAITHAAQAMVSTLLNGKKILCCGNGGSSANSQQFAASLLNRFETERPSLPAMTLGADMTTLTAIANDYHYQEVFSKQVRAIGQQGDILLALSTSGNSKNIIKAMEAAVTRDMTIIALTGKDGGEMAGLLGEHDVEIRIPSNRTARIHEMHMLTLHCLCDLIDQVLFPEHVE; translated from the coding sequence ATGCACGAGAGCATAAAAGCGAGCTTTACTGAAAGCATACAAATTCAAATCGCCGCTGCAGAAGAACTGCCCGATGCTATTACCCATGCAGCGCAAGCTATGGTAAGCACCTTATTAAATGGTAAAAAGATTCTGTGTTGCGGTAATGGCGGCTCAAGCGCTAACTCACAACAGTTTGCTGCCAGCTTATTAAACCGATTTGAAACCGAAAGACCGAGCCTACCCGCGATGACGTTGGGGGCAGATATGACCACCTTAACCGCGATTGCCAACGACTATCACTACCAAGAAGTGTTTTCAAAGCAAGTTCGAGCTATCGGTCAGCAAGGTGATATTTTGCTTGCCCTTTCCACCAGCGGTAACAGCAAAAACATCATCAAAGCTATGGAAGCGGCAGTAACAAGAGACATGACCATCATTGCCCTTACTGGTAAAGATGGCGGTGAAATGGCAGGTCTACTTGGCGAACACGACGTAGAAATCCGTATCCCTTCCAATAGAACGGCGCGCATCCATGAAATGCATATGCTGACATTGCACTGTCTATGTGACCTTATCGATCAAGTATTATTCCCTGAGCACGTTGAGTAA
- a CDS encoding YraN family protein: protein MSLLNKLAIGHKYEAKAQRYLAKQGLKFIEKNFHAKCGEIDLIMQDKQEFVFVEVKYRKQQYYGSGVDAVSHSKQSKLKKTAMLWLIKNNLSPSDTYFRFDVISLSSAPEKVEWIQNAIVEG from the coding sequence ATGAGTCTGCTCAATAAGCTGGCTATAGGACATAAATATGAGGCCAAAGCACAGCGATACCTCGCGAAGCAAGGCCTCAAATTTATTGAGAAAAATTTCCACGCTAAATGTGGTGAAATAGACCTCATCATGCAAGACAAACAAGAGTTTGTGTTTGTTGAGGTCAAATACCGAAAGCAACAATATTATGGAAGCGGCGTTGATGCAGTTTCTCATTCTAAGCAGTCAAAACTAAAGAAAACTGCTATGTTGTGGCTGATAAAAAATAACTTATCTCCCAGTGATACTTACTTTCGATTTGATGTCATCTCTTTAAGTAGCGCTCCTGAGAAAGTTGAATGGATACAAAACGCAATTGTTGAAGGATAA